GCTAGACTTGTCTGAAACTATTCTAGCTGTTCCGCTTTCATCAGTTATCAGAAGGTCGTCGGACTTTATCTCTCTTAGTGCTTTTTCTACATCGCCTTCTTTAAAAGCAGGATATTCGTCTATGATATGCTTTATGTCCTCTAGCATCATATCATCCATAGCTCTTCCCGCCACAAACTGCTGCATTTCTTCAGAAGCCGTATTCAAGTGATGCGATGTCCTCTCCAGCTCCTCTATCCTTTTATCAAGCGCTGTAACTTCACCTTCGGCTTCATCCATGCTGGCCGATATCTCGTTGGAGAAGCTTGTCACCTCAAGTATATCATCCTTTATACTCTCACTCTCTGCGCTGACGTTGAACATATTGTCCTTCATTCCAACCACTTTGTCCACTATCATCTGAAGCCCTTCCTGGATTTTGTTGAATTCCTCTATGGCATTGTTCATAGACTGGTATTCCTCTTCGACGTATTGCACCTCTAACTCCATGTCCTTGGATATATGACCTATGTCCTGCTTCAGAGTGTCCAGCACCTTGGTTATGCCTTTAGAAACCTGACTTGTCTCGCCTGCCAGCTTTCCTACTTCACTCGCAACCACTGCAAATCCCTTTCCATGCTCTCCGGCCCTGGCTGCTTCAATCGAAGCGTTCAGCGCAAGCATATTAGTCTGCTCAGATATGTTGTTTATAAGCTCCACCATGGAAACTATCTCTTCTGAATACTTTCTGAGTTCCTCCACCTTTCCCGAAGTACTGGTCACAAGCTCTTTTGTATTCTGTATCTTTTCTCTGACCTTGTCTGTCTCTTTTATCCCCGCTGTAGCAGAGCTTATAGACTTCTCTGTGAACTCCGCAGTGTCGTCTGTAAGTTCTTTTAGATTTCTAATCGACTCAACTATACTGTCGGTTTTATTGGAAACTTCGCTGAGCATCTGGCATTGCTCTGTAGACTTTTCATTCGCTCTAGAAGTCAGCTCTGAAATGATTCCAAACCTGCTCTTTGCCTCTAGAGAAATTCCAGCTATGTCCCCTGCCGTTCTCATTATATTTGTAGATATGGCAACCTGGCTCTTGAAGTTGCTTCGGAGTTCGTTGAAAACCTTTGAAATCTCTCTGTCTAGTTCGTTTTCTGCATCTAAATTTTTCCTCTTTATCAAGAACTCGTTGCTGCCTATGCTCTTTATATGCTCCACGGCTCTCTCGTCTTCTTTTCCTCCTGCAAACATGGCAATCGCGCCGGCTGACACAACTATAGAAACCACTATAGCTGCCGCCAAGCTACCCATAAAGTAGCTGATTGCAGAAGTCAGAAATATCCCTAATACCAGAACCAGAAGCTTGATTTTGCTTGACTTTTTCATCATACACTCTCCTCTCTAGTGAACAGCTTTGTCTGTGAAAACGTTATCCTTTTGCTGTGCATGGACTTTATCTTTTTTTCACATACAAGTTACTCTATGTATTTTTAGTTACTCCCTAATTATAGCATTTTAAAGCAAAGAGTAGTAGGTTATCCCCACTACTCTTTTAAACAAATATCAACATTTAGCTTTCGTTCTCTATATCTACTTCTTCTTTTGAGACTTGTATCTCAAGTTCTTGTCAAGTATAGCTTTTCTTATTCTAAGGCTCTTTGGAGTAACCTCTACAAGCTCATCGTCGTCTATAAACTCAAGCGACTCCTCTAGACTAAGTCTCTTTGGAGGCGGCAGTCTCAGAGAGTCGTCTGTTCCAGAAGATCTAGTGTTTGTAAGCTGCTTTTTCTTACATATGTTTACTTCTATATCTCCCTGCTTAGCGTTCTGTCCTACTACCATTCCAGAGTAGACCTTCTCTCCTGCTGATATAAACAGTATTCCTCTGTCGGCCGCTGAGTAAAGTCCGTATGCAACAGACTCTCCCGTTTCGAAAGAAACAAGCGATCCCACAGACCTTCTGTTTATCTCGCCTTTATATGGCTGATATCCGTCGAATATAGTGTTTATGATTCCATTACCCTTGGTGTCGGTCATAAACTCCGATCTATATCCTATAAGACCTCTAGCTGGAATTGAAAGCTCTATTCTAGTGTATCCTCCATTCGAAGGATTCATAGTTAGGATCTCGCCTTTCCTATTTCCAAGTTTCTCTATTACAGCTCCTACAAATTCCTCTGGAACGTCTATAGTGGCTCTCTCCATAGGCTCTTGCTTCACTCCGTCTATTACTTTAAAAAGCACCTCTGGCTTTGAAACCTGGAACTCATATCCTTCTCTTCTCATGTTCTCTATCAGTATTGAAAGGTGAAGCTCCCCTCTTCCTGAAACTCTGAAAGAGTCAGTCGAATCTGTGTCCTCTACCTTGAGTCCTACGTCTGTCTGAAGCTCTTTGTAAAGTCTGTCTCTAAGCTGTCTTGAAGTTATAAACTTACCTTCTAGACCTGCAAGCGGGCTGTTGTTTACAGCGAAGTTCATAGATAGAGTAGGTTCTGATATCTTCACGAAAGGAAGTGGCTCAGGGCTCTCTACAGCACATATAGTGTCTCCTATGTTGATTCCCTCAACTCCCGAAACAGCTATTATATTACCGGCTGAAGACTCCGTAGTTTCAACTCTCTCAAGTCCTTCGAACTGGTATATCTTTGTAATTCTGACTTTTTTGCTCTTGGTCTCGTCTTCATAGTTCAGTATAACTGCCTCTTGGTTCAGCTTTATAGTTCCTCTTTCAACTTTTCCTATCCCTATTCTTCCCACATACTCGTTGTAGTCTATAGTAGATATAAGCAGCTGAAGTGGGTCTTCCTCGCTTCCCTCAGGCGCAGGTATAAAGTCTATTATAGTCTCAAATAGAGCTTTCATGTTCTCGTCTTGCTTCTCCATATCTAGGGAAGCAGTTCCGTTTTTAGCTGATGCGTATACAAATGGGCACTCCAGCTGGCTGTCGTCGGCTCCAAGCTCTATAAACAGGTCTAGAACTTCGTCTATTACCTCGTTTGGTCTAGCCTCTGGTCTGTCTATCTTGTTTATGCAGACTATAACCGGAAGCTTTAGCTCTAGGGCTTTCTTAAGCACAAACTTAGTCTGAGGCATAGGTCCTTCAAACGCATCTACCACAAGTACAACTCCATTTACCATCTTGAGCACACGCTCCACCTCGCCACCGAAGTCGGCATGTCCTGGAGTGTCTATTATGTTTATCTTCTTATCTCCATACTGTATTGCTGTATTTTTAGAGAGTATAGTTATACCTCTCTCTTTCTCTATATCGTTTGAATCCATTACCCTTTCCTGCACATTCTGGTTTTCCCTGAATGTACCGCTTTGCCTTAGAAGTCCGTCTACAAGCGTAGTCTTTCCGTGGTCAACGTGAGCTATTATGGCGATATTTCTGATATCTTTTATACTGTTTTTCAAATTTACTCCTACTTTCTCGTTCAAAGTTTTTTTATTTCTAACCTTGTAATTTTATCACAGTAAAGCTCTATCTTCAAAACTTTTTTCTAGGCTTAGAGCTTTTTCTGCTTTTTTCCCTATTGCTTTTAGAGTTCTTCGTATCCCTGTTTCCTGAAGCCTCTCTTTTCCCAGCAGCATTCCCCCTGCTGTTTGATTCATTTCTTCTAGGCCTTATGAGGCAGTGCTTTTCAAAGCCCACAAGGTCCATCCTTCCGCCTTTCTTAAGCGCCTCAAGTACAAGGTCGTAGTTTTTAGGGTTTCTGTACTGTATAAGCGCCCTCTGCATGGCCTTTTCATGTGGGGACTTAGGCACGTAGACCTTCTTCATAGTTCTAGGGTCCAGCTCTGTATAGTACATGCAGGTGGAAAGCGTAGAAGGTGTTGGGTAGAAGTCCTGAACCTGTTCAGGCATATACCCTAAATCTCGCAAATATTCAGCCAGCTCTATGGCTTCCTTGAGCGTCGAGCCTGGATGGCTTGACATAAGGTATGGCACTATAAACTGGTTCATTCCAAGATCTGCGTTCAGCTTCTTGTACTTGTTTACAAACTTTTCGTAGACTTCCTTTCTAGGCTTGCCCATCTTCTCGAGCACTTCTCTGGACACATGCTCTGGGGCCACTTTAAGCTGTCCACTTATATGGTGCTCGCAGAGTTCCTTGAAGAAAGTATCGTCCTTGTCGTGGATCAGATAGTCATACCTTATCCCTGACCTTACAAAGACCTTCTTTACTTTAGGTATCTCTCTCAGCTTTCTCAGAAGCTTCAAGTAGTCCATATGGTCTATCTTAAGGCTCTTGCAAGGGTTGGGATATAGACACTCTCTGTCTTTGCACACACCGTGCTTTACCTGCTTTTCGCAGGCCCTGTCCCTGAAGTTAGCAGTAGGTCCTCCAACGTCGTGTATATATCCTTTGAAGTCTGGGTCCCAAACTATCTGCTCAGCCTCGTTCTCTATTGACTTGTGGCTTCTCGACTGTACAACCCTTCCCTGGTGGAATGCAAGCGCGCAGAAATTACAGTTTCCAAAGCAACCTCTGTTGCTTATAAGGCTGAACTTGACTTCCTCTATCGCCGGTATACCACCCTTCTCCCTGTAGATCGGGTGGTAGTCTCTCATATAGGGAAGTGCGTATACAGCGTCGAGTTCGCTCTGCTCCATAGGCTCAGGCGGCTCGTTCTGGACTACATAGTAGTCCTTGTACTCCTCTACAAGCGGCTTCGATGTGATGGAGTCCAAGTTTTTCGACTGCACCATAAAGCTTTCTGCATACTTTTTCTTGGACTCAAGTATCTCGTCGTAAGTCGGCAGGAATATGGGCTCGTAAGCCCTGTCTCTATCCTTTGTCTTGTAGACCGTTCCCTTTATATAGGTTATCTCATTCACAGGAATCCCGCTTTCAAGCGACTCTGCCACTTCAACTATCTGCTTTTCTGCCATCCCGTACACTATCATATCGGCCTTTGAATCCAGAAGTATAGATCTTCTGACTTTGTCGTCCCAGTAGTCGTAGTGGGCAAGTCTTCTTAAGCTGGCCTCTATTCCCCCCAGTATTATAGGCACGTCTTTGTAGGCTTCCCTCACCTTCTGGGAGTATACTATAGTGGCCCTGTCAGGCCTATGGCCCATCTCGCCTCCCGGAGAGTACATGTCCTTCTTTCTCCGCTTCTTGGCCACCGAGTAGTGGTTGACCATGGAGTCTATATTTCCGCTCGCCACCAAAAATGCCAGTTTCGGCTTCCCAAGCCTCTTGAAGTCCTTCAGCTTCTTCCAGTCAGGCTGAGCTATTATCCCCACTTTGTAACCGTGGCTTTCAAGCACTCTCCCTATTATGGCGACTCCGAAAGATGGATGGTCCACATACGCATCTCCCGAAACTATTACAAAGTCGAGCTCGCTCCATCCCCTCTTCTCCATATCGCCTCTACTTATCGGTAGAAAGTCTTTCATTTTTTTCCTCCTATTCCTAAAATAAAAAAGCATGTCTCCATGCTTTTACTACTTAAACTCCAAATCTCTCTTAGTCATCTTCTGCTCTACTTTCGACTTAAATTCAGCCATCTCAGCTTCATCTGCAAAAGCTTTCTTCGGAACTATATAAGCCATTTCGTTGCTTATATAGAGGTAGAATCTCTCTTCATCCTCTCCAAGTATGCCTATAGCCTTCCACTTTATCTTTACTTCTCCGCTTTTGTTTTTCAGAATCAGACCGTCGCTTGTCTCCTGCAGCGTGTACTCTCCAGTTATAGTCTGTCCGTTCTCCTCTGCTGCCCTTATGTTCTTCACTATCCTGCTTTTCAGAGTGTGCTTAAAGCCTTTGTTGAAGAATATAACCCAGATAAGCCAAACTATTCCGAACATAGGAAGCGTAGTTGTAAAAGGCCTTCCGAACAGAACTCTCATTAGAACAGGCACAAGCAGGAATATCGCTGACACCAAAAACCTCTGTATAAAAAGGTTTTTTTTGAACTTTGGGGAATTATCTGCATGGTATAGATTGAACTCCACGTAGTCTTCCTCGCTTAGATTAAACGTCCATCTCTTCATATCATTCTCCTTATCGTTTCACTTTTTTCCTCTAGTTTAAATGATACCTTATTTCATCCCTATTTTAAAGGGCTCTTAGCTTAAAAAAGCCATTATTTTTGTGGCTGAATAGAGCCCGAATAGAAAAGTCGCCTGTGACAGCTCTATAGAGCAGCCTATAGTGTCTCCCGTAATTCCGCCTACAGTGCTTGAGACTTTTTTCGCCATGGCCAAAGTTATAGCAGCCGAGAACAATAGTCCTATAAGCCCAGGAAGCCCGAAAAAATAAGCTGCCACAACTGACGATGAAATCGTCCCAACTGCCATCTCCAGGTTTCCGCATCTGTCCACGAATACTTTTCCCATTCCGTCAGGCCTAGCGTATATGTTTCTGCCGCTTACGAGCAACGACACCGACCTTCCCACAATCGGAAACACAAGGTATGCAGTTTCAGGAAGGTAATGTGAGTTCACAATTCCAAAGCCCATCACGGCTATTATCCCAAGCACCCCAAATGCGCCTATATGACTGTCTTTCATTATCTCAAGCACCCTGTCTCTATCTCTGTTGCTGTATATTCCATCGAAAGTGTCAGCCAGTCCGTCTATATGGAGCCCTCCTGTGATCCCCAAGTAGAGCAACCATACTGAGACGTTCACCACTCCTCTGTCGAACTCGAAGATGCCCATGCCATAGGAAAGCCCGTAAAGCAGACTCCCAATCAACAGTCCGACTAGCGGCATATACTTTATGCCTTTAGCCATCTCCTCCTCGTTGTAGTCCACCTTGAAGGGAAGAGGTATCCTGGTCAGAAAAAGCACCATTATAGCCAGTCTGTTCATGATCTCCACCTACTTCAGCCTACTAGGGATTCCCAGAAACACCATGTAGACCTCGTCAGCTACATGCGCCAGATACTGGTTAACTCTCCCAGAGATATCCCTGAAAGCCGACCCAAGCCTAGTATCTGGAACTATCCCAAGACCCACTTCATTGCTCACTACTACAATGTCTTTTCCCGAGCTCTCCACAGCTTCAAGAAGTGTCTCTATCTCGCTCATTATGCTGTCTTCAAGCCTGTCGAAGTCTTCCATAGTGGCCGTGTCAAAGTCCAGCTCACTCTCCAGCATCTGGTTTGAAATTAGGAGAGTCATGCAGTCTAGCAGCACCAGTTCCGAGCTTTCAAACTCCTCTTTTACTCTTAGCTCCGAAAAGCCACTGTGCATTTCAAGCGTCTTCCATTCGCCTGGCCTCTCTATCCTGTGAAGCTCTATCCTGTGCTTCATGCCTTCGTCAAAAGCTATGGCTGTAGCAAGGTAGACCACACTTTTCCCGCTGTCCAAAGCCAGATTCTCTGCAAATCTGCTCTTTCCGCTTCTAGCTCCTCCACTTATAAGCACCATCTTACCCAAGCTCTCCACCACCTCTATACATCTTCATATTCTCCAAAAGCTCCTCATTTTCCTTTCTCCTTCTCACGGCAAGCCTTATGTAGCTTTCATCCAAACCATAGAAGTCGCTGCAAGTCCTTATATAGAAGCCCCTCTCTCCAAGATGTTGCTGAAGCTCTGTCGAACTTCCAGCTTTAAGCTTGCAGAGCACAAAGTTGGCCTCCGAGCTGTATGTCTCCAGATATGGCAGGCCAGAAAGCGAATCCATAAACCTCTCTTTTTCACCTCTGTACCAGCTCTCCGTGCGCTCTCTGTACTCCTCGTCCTCCAGATAGGACTCAAGCGTCGCTATGGCCATGCTGTTTACGCTCCAGGGCTCCTTTATCTTGTTCATGGCCTCAACTATATCTCTATGACCCACGCCGTAACCTATTCTGATTCCAGGCACTCCGTATATCTTGGTCACAGACCTAAGTACAAAAAGCTTATGGTCTCTAGCCATGTCTATAGAGCTCTCTCTGTCTGAAAACTCTATAAAGGACTCATCTAAAAAAAGTGTAGCGCTTAGCTTTTCAAGCCCTTCGAGCAAGTCCTCCACCGCTCGTTTTTCAAGCGCTCCTCCAGTGGGATTGTTGGGGCTGCATATATACACGGCTTCAGCTGAAACTTCCGCAGCTCTCTTCAAAAGCGCCTCTCTGTCTAGCTTGAAATACGGCTTTTCAAGGCAGTGCCTGTGCACTTTCCCTCCGACTATCTCCACCGACTTGGCGTACTCCGTGAAGGTAGGCTCGACCACCAAAGCCTGCTTTATGCCCAAGGCCCTTGAAAACAAGTATATGAGCTCTGTAGCGCCGTTTCCAACTATTATCTCTTCTCGATTTAGGCCCAGTTGCTCTGAAAGCAGTTTTACGGATTCCTCTGCACCTATCTGCGGGTATTTCTCCAGCTCGTCTATAGAGCTCAAAAGCCTCTCTTTCAACGCATCCGATACACCTAGTGGATTTATATTTATGCTGTAGTCCACTACGCTGTTCTCGCCTCTGTATCCCCCATGTGTATTGTACATAATATCACCTCAGTTTCATGGTATATATGACGGCTATTGCAGCTATCATCAGCAGTTCCGCTATATACATAATCTTTATGGCCTTAAGTATGTCGTCCGGCCTTATCTCCCTGATTCTATCACCTATAGTCGGCTTGTATACCGACTCTCCAAAGTACACATTTGTGCCCCCAAGCTGTATGTTCAGTAGTCCGGCAACTGCACTTTCCGGGTATCCGCAGTTGGGACTTTTATGGTTTCTTCTGTCGCGAATTATGGTCTTTATTCCGTTTATAAAGTTGTATCTCAACACAATGCCGGCAACTGCCATAAGAGCGCTTCCAATCCTGGCAGGAATGTAGTTTAATATGTCGTCGCATTTGGCAGATGCATACCCCAACTCTCCATATCTCTCATTTTTATATCCCACCATGGAGTCTAGAGTGTTGACTGTCTTGTATATATACACAAGCTCTACAGGCAGGCCCAGAAAAAGACCCACGCCTATGTAGAAGAGAGGAGCCAGCACTCCGTCCACAGTGTTCTCGGCAACAGTCTCCACAGTAGCCCTCGTCACTTCCTCAGAACTTAGCTCACTTGTCTCTCTTCCCACAAGATAGCCTATCTTAATCCTTGCTTGCTCTAGGTTTCCATCCTTCAGCTCTCTGTACACTTTTCTCGATTCTACATCCAAGCACTTTGAGGCAAGGGATGTATATAGTATATAGCAACTTAGTAGGTCCGAAAACAGGGGACTGATTCGGCCTGAAAGCCTCAGCATAATCGAAATCACGGCTGTTACTCCTATTACAGAGCCTCCAAGCAGAAAAAAGCCTCCAAGCTTCAAATTTGAAACGCTGGACCTTATTCTGTCTTCCTGGTACTTTATCCACTTCCCTATATACCTTATGGGATGCGGAATGCTGTATGGGTCTCCAAATATGAAGTCAGCCACAGATGCAATTAAGACTAAGAGCAGTTCCTTCATTCCTTGCCCTCTATTATCCTGTCCAGCGCCTCCATGTCCAGATGTTTCTCCACAAAGCAGGCGAGTTTTTCGTACTCCGCATCTCTAAGCTCGTCGTCATCTATCCTCTCGCCGGCAGTCCCGGATATCAAGCTGTCCTCT
This Andreesenia angusta DNA region includes the following protein-coding sequences:
- the cbiB gene encoding adenosylcobinamide-phosphate synthase CbiB, whose product is MKELLLVLIASVADFIFGDPYSIPHPIRYIGKWIKYQEDRIRSSVSNLKLGGFFLLGGSVIGVTAVISIMLRLSGRISPLFSDLLSCYILYTSLASKCLDVESRKVYRELKDGNLEQARIKIGYLVGRETSELSSEEVTRATVETVAENTVDGVLAPLFYIGVGLFLGLPVELVYIYKTVNTLDSMVGYKNERYGELGYASAKCDDILNYIPARIGSALMAVAGIVLRYNFINGIKTIIRDRRNHKSPNCGYPESAVAGLLNIQLGGTNVYFGESVYKPTIGDRIREIRPDDILKAIKIMYIAELLMIAAIAVIYTMKLR
- a CDS encoding methyl-accepting chemotaxis protein codes for the protein MMKKSSKIKLLVLVLGIFLTSAISYFMGSLAAAIVVSIVVSAGAIAMFAGGKEDERAVEHIKSIGSNEFLIKRKNLDAENELDREISKVFNELRSNFKSQVAISTNIMRTAGDIAGISLEAKSRFGIISELTSRANEKSTEQCQMLSEVSNKTDSIVESIRNLKELTDDTAEFTEKSISSATAGIKETDKVREKIQNTKELVTSTSGKVEELRKYSEEIVSMVELINNISEQTNMLALNASIEAARAGEHGKGFAVVASEVGKLAGETSQVSKGITKVLDTLKQDIGHISKDMELEVQYVEEEYQSMNNAIEEFNKIQEGLQMIVDKVVGMKDNMFNVSAESESIKDDILEVTSFSNEISASMDEAEGEVTALDKRIEELERTSHHLNTASEEMQQFVAGRAMDDMMLEDIKHIIDEYPAFKEGDVEKALREIKSDDLLITDESGTARIVSDKSSAGINLYEVEPSFRPLKEGKTKYVSTPVKRRAEDGSIFKYLAYREGPILYQVGISIDSLLKA
- the typA gene encoding translational GTPase TypA; the protein is MKNSIKDIRNIAIIAHVDHGKTTLVDGLLRQSGTFRENQNVQERVMDSNDIEKERGITILSKNTAIQYGDKKINIIDTPGHADFGGEVERVLKMVNGVVLVVDAFEGPMPQTKFVLKKALELKLPVIVCINKIDRPEARPNEVIDEVLDLFIELGADDSQLECPFVYASAKNGTASLDMEKQDENMKALFETIIDFIPAPEGSEEDPLQLLISTIDYNEYVGRIGIGKVERGTIKLNQEAVILNYEDETKSKKVRITKIYQFEGLERVETTESSAGNIIAVSGVEGINIGDTICAVESPEPLPFVKISEPTLSMNFAVNNSPLAGLEGKFITSRQLRDRLYKELQTDVGLKVEDTDSTDSFRVSGRGELHLSILIENMRREGYEFQVSKPEVLFKVIDGVKQEPMERATIDVPEEFVGAVIEKLGNRKGEILTMNPSNGGYTRIELSIPARGLIGYRSEFMTDTKGNGIINTIFDGYQPYKGEINRRSVGSLVSFETGESVAYGLYSAADRGILFISAGEKVYSGMVVGQNAKQGDIEVNICKKKQLTNTRSSGTDDSLRLPPPKRLSLEESLEFIDDDELVEVTPKSLRIRKAILDKNLRYKSQKKK
- a CDS encoding pyridoxal phosphate-dependent aminotransferase; protein product: MYNTHGGYRGENSVVDYSININPLGVSDALKERLLSSIDELEKYPQIGAEESVKLLSEQLGLNREEIIVGNGATELIYLFSRALGIKQALVVEPTFTEYAKSVEIVGGKVHRHCLEKPYFKLDREALLKRAAEVSAEAVYICSPNNPTGGALEKRAVEDLLEGLEKLSATLFLDESFIEFSDRESSIDMARDHKLFVLRSVTKIYGVPGIRIGYGVGHRDIVEAMNKIKEPWSVNSMAIATLESYLEDEEYRERTESWYRGEKERFMDSLSGLPYLETYSSEANFVLCKLKAGSSTELQQHLGERGFYIRTCSDFYGLDESYIRLAVRRRKENEELLENMKMYRGGGELG
- the cobS gene encoding adenosylcobinamide-GDP ribazoletransferase gives rise to the protein MNRLAIMVLFLTRIPLPFKVDYNEEEMAKGIKYMPLVGLLIGSLLYGLSYGMGIFEFDRGVVNVSVWLLYLGITGGLHIDGLADTFDGIYSNRDRDRVLEIMKDSHIGAFGVLGIIAVMGFGIVNSHYLPETAYLVFPIVGRSVSLLVSGRNIYARPDGMGKVFVDRCGNLEMAVGTISSSVVAAYFFGLPGLIGLLFSAAITLAMAKKVSSTVGGITGDTIGCSIELSQATFLFGLYSATKIMAFLS
- a CDS encoding YgiQ family radical SAM protein; its protein translation is MKDFLPISRGDMEKRGWSELDFVIVSGDAYVDHPSFGVAIIGRVLESHGYKVGIIAQPDWKKLKDFKRLGKPKLAFLVASGNIDSMVNHYSVAKKRRKKDMYSPGGEMGHRPDRATIVYSQKVREAYKDVPIILGGIEASLRRLAHYDYWDDKVRRSILLDSKADMIVYGMAEKQIVEVAESLESGIPVNEITYIKGTVYKTKDRDRAYEPIFLPTYDEILESKKKYAESFMVQSKNLDSITSKPLVEEYKDYYVVQNEPPEPMEQSELDAVYALPYMRDYHPIYREKGGIPAIEEVKFSLISNRGCFGNCNFCALAFHQGRVVQSRSHKSIENEAEQIVWDPDFKGYIHDVGGPTANFRDRACEKQVKHGVCKDRECLYPNPCKSLKIDHMDYLKLLRKLREIPKVKKVFVRSGIRYDYLIHDKDDTFFKELCEHHISGQLKVAPEHVSREVLEKMGKPRKEVYEKFVNKYKKLNADLGMNQFIVPYLMSSHPGSTLKEAIELAEYLRDLGYMPEQVQDFYPTPSTLSTCMYYTELDPRTMKKVYVPKSPHEKAMQRALIQYRNPKNYDLVLEALKKGGRMDLVGFEKHCLIRPRRNESNSRGNAAGKREASGNRDTKNSKSNREKSRKSSKPRKKF
- the cobU gene encoding bifunctional adenosylcobinamide kinase/adenosylcobinamide-phosphate guanylyltransferase codes for the protein MVLISGGARSGKSRFAENLALDSGKSVVYLATAIAFDEGMKHRIELHRIERPGEWKTLEMHSGFSELRVKEEFESSELVLLDCMTLLISNQMLESELDFDTATMEDFDRLEDSIMSEIETLLEAVESSGKDIVVVSNEVGLGIVPDTRLGSAFRDISGRVNQYLAHVADEVYMVFLGIPSRLK
- a CDS encoding YcxB family protein gives rise to the protein MKRWTFNLSEEDYVEFNLYHADNSPKFKKNLFIQRFLVSAIFLLVPVLMRVLFGRPFTTTLPMFGIVWLIWVIFFNKGFKHTLKSRIVKNIRAAEENGQTITGEYTLQETSDGLILKNKSGEVKIKWKAIGILGEDEERFYLYISNEMAYIVPKKAFADEAEMAEFKSKVEQKMTKRDLEFK